In a genomic window of Vallitalea okinawensis:
- a CDS encoding GNAT family N-acetyltransferase, with translation MKKIFVPMTQAYASEIAYEWKYDGEYAFYDMTADEEDLQLFLDPKQWENLFAVVNEENELIGFYSYFYNNEILELGFGMKPQLTGKGLGSEFVFSGIQFAQKHFKYEQDYIMLSVAKFNKRAIKAYEKLGFKPVKEFIQETNGGQYEFISMKLDLINYGY, from the coding sequence TTGAAAAAAATATTTGTACCAATGACACAAGCTTATGCTAGTGAGATAGCCTATGAGTGGAAATATGATGGTGAATACGCTTTTTACGATATGACAGCTGATGAGGAAGATTTACAACTTTTCTTAGACCCGAAACAATGGGAAAATCTTTTTGCAGTTGTTAACGAGGAAAATGAACTAATCGGTTTTTATAGCTATTTTTATAACAATGAAATATTGGAATTAGGTTTTGGCATGAAACCTCAATTGACTGGAAAAGGATTGGGTTCAGAGTTTGTATTTTCAGGAATCCAATTTGCTCAGAAACATTTCAAATATGAACAAGATTATATCATGTTATCTGTTGCAAAGTTTAACAAGCGTGCCATTAAAGCATACGAGAAACTTGGATTCAAGCCTGTGAAAGAATTCATTCAAGAAACCAATGGTGGACAATATGAATTTATTAGTATGAAGTTAGACTTAATCAATTATGGCTATTAA
- a CDS encoding iron-sulfur cluster assembly scaffold protein: MKYTHEVTNMCCVAKGPNHGPAPIPQEGKWVQAKEVKDISGLTHGVGWCAPQQGTTKLTLNVKDGIIQEALIETIGCSGMTHSAAMASEILPGKTILEALNTDLVCDAINTAMRELFLQIAYGRTQTAFSEDGLPVGAGLEDLGKGLRSQVGTMYGTLDKGPRYLEMAEGYVTEIAVDEDDEIIGYKFVHFGKMMDMIKGGMEAAEALEKATGTYGRFADAVKTIDPRHE; encoded by the coding sequence ATGAAGTACACTCATGAAGTAACAAACATGTGCTGTGTTGCAAAAGGTCCTAATCATGGTCCAGCACCTATTCCTCAAGAAGGAAAATGGGTACAAGCTAAAGAGGTTAAAGATATTTCTGGTTTAACACATGGTGTTGGCTGGTGTGCGCCTCAACAAGGTACAACAAAATTAACGTTGAATGTTAAAGATGGTATCATTCAAGAAGCATTAATTGAAACTATCGGTTGTTCTGGTATGACACACTCTGCAGCTATGGCTTCAGAAATTTTGCCTGGTAAAACTATTTTAGAAGCACTTAACACAGACTTAGTTTGCGATGCGATTAACACAGCTATGAGGGAATTGTTCTTACAAATTGCTTATGGTAGAACTCAAACTGCATTTTCAGAAGATGGTCTTCCAGTAGGTGCTGGTTTAGAAGATTTAGGTAAAGGTCTTCGTTCACAAGTAGGTACTATGTATGGTACTCTTGATAAAGGTCCACGTTACCTTGAAATGGCAGAAGGTTATGTTACTGAAATTGCTGTAGATGAAGATGACGAGATTATCGGTTATAAATTCGTACATTTTGGTAAAATGATGGATATGATTAAAGGCGGCATGGAAGCAGCAGAAGCTTTAGAAAAAGCGACTGGTACATACGGCAGATTTGCTGACGCTGTTAAAACGATAGATCCAAGACACGAATAG
- a CDS encoding tryptophan--tRNA ligase yields the protein MKQHKTYLTGIKPTGIAHIGNYLGAIKPALEKISHNKDERHIYFIADYHALNLIKDRNLLKKYTYSIAATWLALGLDPNRVIFYKQSDIPEIFELSSILACMTPKGLMNRAHAYKAKVSENIKKKIDPDTDVNMGLYTYPILMSADILLFNTDVVPVGKDQVQHVEIARDIAENFNKTFGNTFSLPKYVLNKETAIITGSDGRKMSKSYHNTLEIFETEKVLKKYVYSMKTDSSLPTDPKDPDNSNLFSMYKQFATQDEINDLRERYHQGIGWGEVKRILFNKINDYLEEPRESYKNYTDKTWLIDEFLEKGRHEARQLAKPFLEEIKSKIGVG from the coding sequence ATGAAGCAGCACAAAACTTATTTAACTGGAATCAAACCTACTGGCATTGCTCATATAGGTAATTATCTGGGTGCTATAAAACCTGCATTAGAGAAAATATCACATAATAAAGACGAACGGCATATCTATTTTATTGCCGATTATCATGCATTGAATTTAATAAAAGATAGAAATCTATTGAAAAAGTATACTTACAGTATTGCTGCAACATGGTTAGCATTAGGACTTGACCCTAATAGAGTCATTTTCTATAAACAGTCTGATATACCTGAGATCTTTGAATTAAGCAGTATCTTAGCTTGTATGACTCCTAAAGGATTAATGAACAGAGCACACGCATACAAGGCCAAGGTAAGTGAAAATATAAAGAAAAAGATCGATCCAGATACAGATGTCAATATGGGGCTTTATACCTATCCTATTTTGATGAGTGCTGATATTCTACTATTTAATACAGATGTGGTTCCTGTTGGGAAAGATCAGGTTCAGCACGTGGAAATTGCAAGAGATATTGCAGAAAATTTTAATAAAACTTTTGGGAATACATTTTCATTGCCTAAATATGTTCTAAATAAAGAAACTGCTATTATAACAGGCTCTGATGGAAGGAAGATGAGTAAGAGTTATCATAATACATTAGAAATATTCGAAACGGAGAAGGTTTTAAAGAAATACGTTTATAGTATGAAGACAGACTCATCACTGCCTACTGATCCAAAAGATCCAGACAACTCAAATCTGTTTAGTATGTATAAGCAATTTGCGACCCAGGATGAAATAAATGATTTAAGAGAAAGATATCATCAAGGTATTGGATGGGGTGAGGTAAAAAGAATTCTATTTAATAAAATAAATGATTATTTAGAAGAACCCAGAGAAAGCTATAAAAATTATACGGATAAGACATGGCTTATTGATGAATTTTTAGAGAAAGGTCGCCATGAAGCACGTCAATTAGCAAAACCCTTCCTTGAAGAGATTAAAAGCAAAATAGGGGTAGGGTGA
- a CDS encoding GGGtGRT protein has product MPLFEGYDRRIESIEKALKEFGIGSLEEAKQICDDKGIDVHELVKSIQPICFDNACWAYTLGAAVAIKRGITVAADAAEAIGEGLQAFCIPGSVADQRKVGIGHGGLGAMLLREETKCFAFLAGHESFAAAEGAIGIARSANRVRKEPLKVILNGLGKDAAQIISRINGFTYVQTQFDYTTGELNIVKEKAYSQGERGKVRCFGADDVREGVAIMHNESVDVSITGNSTNPTRFQHPVAGTYKKECNEAGKKYFSVASGGGTGRTLHPDNMAAGPASYGMTDTMGRMHSDAQFAGSSSVPAHVEMMGLLGMGNNPMVGATVAVAVAIQEAMNK; this is encoded by the coding sequence ATGCCATTATTTGAAGGATACGATAGAAGAATTGAAAGTATTGAAAAAGCTCTTAAAGAATTCGGTATTGGTTCTTTAGAAGAAGCTAAGCAAATTTGTGATGATAAAGGGATCGACGTGCATGAACTTGTAAAGTCTATCCAACCAATTTGTTTTGATAATGCATGTTGGGCTTATACATTAGGCGCAGCAGTAGCTATAAAGAGAGGTATTACAGTTGCAGCCGATGCAGCTGAAGCAATCGGAGAAGGTCTTCAAGCGTTTTGTATTCCAGGTTCTGTAGCTGATCAAAGAAAAGTTGGAATCGGTCATGGTGGTTTAGGAGCTATGCTATTAAGAGAAGAAACTAAATGTTTTGCTTTCTTAGCTGGTCATGAATCTTTTGCTGCTGCTGAAGGTGCAATTGGTATTGCTCGTTCTGCAAACAGAGTTAGAAAAGAGCCATTAAAAGTCATTCTTAATGGTCTTGGAAAAGATGCTGCTCAAATCATCTCAAGAATTAACGGATTCACATATGTTCAAACACAATTTGATTATACAACTGGTGAATTAAACATTGTTAAGGAAAAAGCTTATTCTCAAGGTGAAAGAGGTAAAGTAAGATGTTTTGGCGCTGATGATGTACGTGAAGGTGTTGCAATTATGCACAACGAAAGCGTAGACGTTTCAATCACAGGTAACTCAACTAATCCTACTCGTTTCCAACATCCAGTTGCAGGAACATACAAAAAAGAATGTAATGAAGCTGGTAAGAAATACTTCTCAGTAGCTTCTGGAGGTGGTACTGGTAGAACACTTCACCCAGATAATATGGCTGCTGGTCCTGCTTCTTATGGTATGACTGATACAATGGGTAGAATGCACTCTGATGCACAGTTTGCAGGTTCTTCATCTGTACCAGCTCACGTAGAAATGATGGGGCTTTTAGGTATGGGTAATAACCCAATGGTAGGTGCTACAGTAGCAGTAGCAGTTGCTATTCAAGAAGCAATGAATAAATAA
- a CDS encoding phosphotransferase family protein produces MDIQKNIECIKQIYPELIIKDYRQNNLGQNNTIIIVNNEVIFRFPKYEEGIKSLKLETKILESIKGKLSVPIPYPQYKSFESNKVGDVFTGYSMLTGKPLLQKLFLNIKDQQGVANRLALFLRELHCVEVKAFSDILDCETKDLSYWYQFYLNVKELLYSYMRKDAVDNLEKFFQENISEELLSFKPTLVHGDFGPTNILFDEVTESITGIIDFGSVSISDPAYDIASMIGPFGYGEDFIHKMIDIYPQITKYLKRAKFYAGTFALQEALFGIQHNDQSAFNDGIAYYR; encoded by the coding sequence TTGGATATACAAAAGAATATTGAGTGCATTAAGCAGATATATCCTGAGCTGATTATAAAGGATTATAGACAAAATAATTTGGGGCAGAATAATACAATTATTATCGTTAATAATGAGGTTATTTTCCGTTTTCCTAAATATGAAGAAGGTATTAAATCACTAAAATTAGAAACAAAAATTCTTGAGAGCATTAAAGGAAAGTTATCTGTTCCTATACCCTATCCTCAATACAAATCTTTCGAATCCAATAAAGTTGGAGACGTATTCACAGGTTACTCTATGTTGACAGGAAAGCCTCTATTACAGAAGTTATTTCTCAATATTAAAGATCAACAAGGAGTAGCTAATCGATTAGCGTTATTTCTTAGAGAACTTCATTGTGTAGAAGTGAAGGCCTTTAGTGACATATTGGATTGTGAAACGAAAGATCTCTCTTATTGGTATCAATTCTACTTGAACGTAAAAGAATTGCTATACAGCTACATGAGAAAAGATGCTGTCGATAACCTAGAAAAGTTCTTTCAAGAAAACATCAGTGAGGAGCTTCTATCGTTTAAACCTACATTAGTACATGGTGATTTTGGACCAACCAACATATTATTTGATGAGGTAACTGAAAGTATAACAGGAATTATTGACTTTGGTAGTGTAAGCATAAGTGATCCAGCTTATGATATTGCTTCTATGATAGGACCCTTTGGCTATGGTGAAGATTTTATCCATAAGATGATTGACATATATCCTCAGATTACAAAATACCTTAAGAGAGCTAAGTTTTATGCGGGTACATTTGCCTTGCAGGAAGCATTGTTTGGTATTCAACATAATGATCAAAGTGCATTTAATGATGGGATAGCTTATTATAGATAA
- a CDS encoding MoaD/ThiS family protein, with product MRVKVYAPMFIKTVNIDDDGYVELKDGSRVKELLRRIKIPVPLSPLLMCSVNYKPAKVSTPLEDGDIITFINIVSGG from the coding sequence ATGCGTGTTAAAGTGTATGCACCAATGTTTATTAAGACAGTCAATATTGATGATGATGGCTATGTTGAATTGAAGGATGGTTCTAGAGTAAAAGAATTACTTAGAAGAATAAAAATCCCAGTACCTTTAAGCCCGCTTCTTATGTGTTCAGTGAATTACAAACCCGCAAAAGTGAGTACACCATTAGAAGATGGGGATATTATTACTTTTATCAATATTGTTTCAGGGGGATAA
- a CDS encoding ABC transporter substrate-binding protein: MKKFMVGIMILVTSMVAMAGCSQDGNEKQVTQIGLTQIAEHPSLDMINEGIRDALESNGYVDSENIKIDYKNAQGSMDIAYQIANSFSDKDLVIAITTPSAQAAFNALEDIPIIYSGVTAPESAGLIGANITGVSDMTPIQKQFDLMMELFPETKEVGMVYNTNEVNSEIQVQLAKEIVKGMGLDLIVSGITNTDEMALAMDTVLEEVDILYTQVDNSIAAAYPMVMAKANEKSVPVIGGVEDYVTQGAIATDGINNYTIGYQTGEMISRILDGESIEDNPFETIKETELSLNKEVLEKYNIDIDETLANKATIY; the protein is encoded by the coding sequence ATGAAAAAGTTTATGGTAGGAATAATGATTTTAGTAACAAGTATGGTGGCTATGGCAGGATGCAGTCAAGATGGGAACGAGAAACAAGTTACACAAATAGGATTAACCCAAATTGCTGAACACCCATCTTTGGATATGATCAATGAAGGTATCAGAGATGCTTTGGAGAGTAATGGCTATGTGGATAGTGAAAATATAAAAATTGACTATAAGAATGCTCAAGGAAGTATGGATATAGCCTATCAGATTGCCAACTCTTTTAGTGACAAGGATCTAGTTATTGCGATAACAACACCCAGTGCACAGGCTGCTTTTAATGCATTAGAAGATATACCTATTATTTACTCAGGTGTAACAGCTCCAGAGAGTGCAGGGCTAATAGGAGCTAACATTACTGGGGTCAGTGATATGACACCTATTCAAAAACAATTTGATCTTATGATGGAACTTTTTCCAGAAACTAAAGAAGTAGGTATGGTCTATAATACTAATGAAGTCAATTCAGAGATTCAAGTTCAATTGGCAAAAGAGATCGTTAAAGGCATGGGCTTAGATCTAATTGTCTCTGGGATTACCAATACAGATGAAATGGCATTAGCCATGGATACAGTATTAGAAGAAGTGGATATCCTATATACGCAAGTTGATAATTCTATTGCAGCAGCCTACCCGATGGTCATGGCTAAGGCTAACGAAAAAAGCGTACCTGTTATTGGCGGGGTTGAAGATTATGTTACTCAAGGTGCTATAGCAACTGATGGTATCAACAACTATACTATTGGGTATCAGACCGGAGAAATGATCAGCCGTATTCTTGACGGTGAAAGCATTGAAGATAATCCTTTTGAGACAATTAAAGAAACGGAATTATCACTCAATAAAGAAGTTTTAGAAAAATATAACATAGATATAGACGAAACTTTAGCCAATAAAGCGACAATATATTAA
- a CDS encoding 4Fe-4S binding protein: MDKGKPVVDYKTCMACGICIQACPFSCLDLVKADIDKYKKAYPGLVDNQRCTSCGLCDKACPVSAITLV, from the coding sequence ATGGATAAAGGAAAACCAGTAGTTGATTATAAGACCTGTATGGCTTGTGGTATCTGTATTCAAGCATGCCCGTTCAGTTGTTTAGATTTAGTGAAGGCAGATATTGATAAATATAAAAAAGCTTATCCTGGATTAGTAGATAATCAGCGTTGTACCAGCTGTGGATTATGCGATAAAGCATGTCCTGTCAGCGCGATTACCTTAGTCTGA
- a CDS encoding creatininase family protein: protein MRLDECTWKELKSYTEKQKGLIIPIGTCEQHGHHLPLNTDVLVCEYFSKVLSEESGMLIAPTINYGVNLSCDKNYTGTTSISAETLTQTVKEIVQWWQHQGFKDFYLLSYHGEPKHIQALKTIHNKCHVLELYEGDYEGILEKQNRVMHACEGETSLMMFLYPDRVRENMMTDFYMPEEEFDHFVANNLCFDTDKMPGNHGYATAATKEKGRMIADTIKENMMKWYNINSINH, encoded by the coding sequence ATGAGACTAGATGAATGTACATGGAAAGAATTAAAATCCTATACAGAAAAACAGAAAGGATTAATTATACCAATTGGTACTTGTGAACAGCATGGTCATCATCTTCCACTAAATACAGATGTGTTGGTTTGTGAATACTTTTCAAAGGTGTTATCAGAAGAATCAGGAATGTTAATCGCTCCAACGATTAATTATGGAGTAAATTTAAGTTGCGATAAAAATTATACAGGAACCACTAGTATATCTGCTGAAACGCTTACACAAACAGTTAAAGAAATTGTACAGTGGTGGCAACATCAAGGGTTTAAGGACTTCTATCTATTATCTTATCATGGTGAGCCCAAACATATTCAGGCACTAAAGACTATTCATAATAAGTGTCATGTTTTAGAACTTTACGAAGGTGATTATGAAGGGATATTAGAGAAGCAAAACCGTGTTATGCATGCCTGTGAAGGAGAGACATCACTGATGATGTTTTTATATCCAGACAGAGTTAGAGAAAATATGATGACAGACTTTTACATGCCAGAAGAAGAGTTTGATCATTTTGTGGCCAATAACCTGTGTTTCGATACGGATAAAATGCCTGGTAATCATGGCTACGCAACAGCTGCGACAAAAGAAAAAGGAAGAATGATTGCTGATACTATTAAAGAGAATATGATGAAGTGGTATAATATTAATTCGATTAATCATTAG
- a CDS encoding aldehyde ferredoxin oxidoreductase family protein, with amino-acid sequence MKGYQGKILIVNLTTGDIETQKIDDSVYENFLSGVGLGAYYLYQNIPTGADPLGPDNILGFVSGLLTGTGSFMTGRWMAVCKSPLTGGWGDANCGGTFSPAIKQCGVDAIFFKGSSEKPVYLYMDNKGAQLRDASALWGKDAIMTEEILEKENWIKKKPVIATIGQAAEKLSLISGIVNDRGRIAARSGVGAVMGSKKLKAVVLAGSKPIKCNDPEAVKAISIQFAEKVRHTNFPSFVGSNMLALIGKQVGKAKEVKPNDPMLMASLWKKWGTGFGNTYSATSGDSPIKNWGGSCKEYNRSYYKKVTADKVNKNEMRKYHCYSCAIGCGGICDIKSNTKGEFKHTHKPEYETVCAFSGLVMNKDLDAIYYINELMNRAGMDTISGGSAVAYAIECYENGIITKVDTGGLELTWGNAEAIVALIKKMIQREGIGDVLADGVKRATQRIGQGSECFAIHAGGQEPGMHDSRFDPMTGVHYSADPTPGRHTIGAAVYYNAMSLWDKVSWAPKVTKYLKDEEYVPSDEEALKSVAGSCYKQLTDGVGGCLFGMILGVHHWKMFEWLNAATGWNKTPDEYMEMGKRMQTLRQLFNIKHGINPMDFKLHNRMAGKPPLEEGPLTGRQVPIEEMMMLHWKNFGWDEETGRPLESTVETLDLQEIV; translated from the coding sequence GTGAAGGGTTATCAAGGGAAGATACTCATTGTAAATCTGACAACAGGTGACATTGAAACACAGAAAATTGATGATAGCGTATACGAGAACTTTTTATCTGGAGTTGGGTTAGGTGCTTACTATCTTTATCAGAATATACCTACTGGGGCTGATCCATTAGGTCCAGACAATATATTAGGCTTTGTTAGTGGTCTCCTTACTGGAACAGGTAGTTTTATGACAGGACGATGGATGGCAGTGTGTAAATCACCTTTAACTGGAGGGTGGGGAGATGCAAACTGTGGCGGTACTTTTTCACCTGCAATAAAACAGTGTGGGGTAGATGCTATCTTTTTTAAAGGATCATCAGAGAAACCTGTTTATCTCTATATGGATAATAAAGGAGCTCAGTTGCGGGATGCTTCTGCACTTTGGGGAAAAGACGCTATTATGACAGAAGAGATACTTGAAAAAGAAAATTGGATTAAGAAAAAACCTGTTATAGCAACTATTGGGCAAGCTGCAGAGAAGTTGTCATTAATTTCTGGGATCGTGAATGATCGTGGAAGAATTGCTGCACGATCTGGAGTCGGTGCGGTTATGGGTTCAAAGAAACTAAAAGCAGTGGTTCTTGCTGGTTCAAAACCTATCAAATGTAATGACCCAGAGGCTGTAAAAGCAATTAGTATTCAATTTGCAGAAAAAGTAAGGCATACTAATTTCCCCAGTTTTGTTGGCAGTAACATGTTGGCCTTAATAGGTAAGCAAGTGGGAAAGGCAAAAGAAGTCAAACCTAATGACCCAATGCTGATGGCATCATTATGGAAAAAGTGGGGAACCGGCTTTGGTAATACATACTCAGCAACAAGTGGAGATTCTCCCATAAAAAACTGGGGTGGTTCATGTAAAGAATACAATCGGTCCTATTATAAGAAAGTGACAGCAGATAAGGTTAATAAAAATGAAATGAGAAAGTACCACTGCTACTCATGTGCAATAGGGTGTGGCGGTATATGTGATATCAAGTCCAATACTAAGGGGGAGTTTAAGCATACCCACAAGCCTGAATATGAAACGGTATGTGCTTTTTCAGGTTTAGTAATGAATAAAGACTTAGATGCTATCTATTACATTAATGAACTTATGAACCGAGCTGGTATGGATACAATCTCTGGTGGTTCTGCTGTAGCCTATGCGATTGAATGTTATGAGAATGGTATTATCACCAAAGTAGATACGGGTGGTTTAGAACTAACCTGGGGTAATGCAGAGGCCATTGTAGCTCTTATAAAAAAAATGATTCAACGTGAAGGAATCGGCGATGTATTGGCAGATGGAGTAAAACGTGCAACGCAGAGGATTGGTCAAGGTAGTGAATGTTTCGCAATTCATGCAGGCGGGCAAGAGCCGGGTATGCATGATTCACGATTTGATCCAATGACTGGTGTACATTATAGTGCAGATCCTACTCCTGGACGACATACTATTGGTGCAGCTGTCTACTATAATGCCATGTCTTTATGGGATAAAGTATCTTGGGCTCCTAAGGTTACAAAATATCTTAAAGATGAAGAATATGTACCTTCGGATGAAGAAGCGTTAAAGAGTGTTGCAGGTAGTTGTTATAAACAACTAACAGATGGTGTTGGAGGATGTTTATTTGGTATGATACTAGGCGTTCATCATTGGAAAATGTTTGAATGGCTTAATGCAGCGACAGGATGGAATAAAACACCAGATGAATACATGGAAATGGGTAAGCGTATGCAAACATTACGTCAATTGTTTAATATTAAGCACGGTATCAATCCAATGGATTTTAAACTACATAATAGAATGGCTGGAAAGCCACCTCTGGAAGAAGGTCCATTAACAGGTAGACAGGTGCCTATTGAAGAAATGATGATGCTTCATTGGAAAAATTTTGGCTGGGATGAGGAAACAGGTCGACCACTTGAAAGTACCGTTGAAACACTAGACTTACAAGAAATCGTATAG
- a CDS encoding non-canonical purine NTP pyrophosphatase, whose protein sequence is MKILYGTTNQGKLNYMRTQLDGLGLEVLSINDIDEKVEDVEENGNLPVENAREKALAYYKATGIPVFSCDSGLFIDGLDNQSQPGVHVRRVGGKNLSDEEMISHYCAVVAGLGGEAKAQYKNAICLVLSETEIYEYHGDDLSYEKFILTSVPHIKRQVGFPLDSISKDIRSGNYFYDIKEDEYVQLKSDQIADAFRRFFIENLGLKGEAFIEKALKRSSVIAELEGNLNQGKTTALAEFWAMIEDHGAPIIENLSDDKKHSLVTFIYKGDETVDNVLVIPEIEEGQSLEYSMDRLLDTNLWYLTSKVRNDIRFEYFLSINDPLDDDWDRRIEQLSHDQLNKNFLLVEDENEDDNEILSHVIMPRAEEHVWVKEKENISKGTMKKYMIYINKLGEERRVRVYTPHGYNVTNDPYKFMVLTDGDEYINILSTKAVLDNLIAEKRISPTVVLFIDSTDTREEELSCNDIFLEVLADELMPWFRANYHISLDPKDGIIGGLSLGGLTAAYIGLKQSHLFGNVLSESGAFWYKPDRCEETERACWMSKKYNQVDKLHLKFYLNVGILEEFDNMIGVNRKLRDILQAKGYDVIYEEFKGGHDYLCWGETLANGLMALIGQ, encoded by the coding sequence ATGAAAATATTATATGGAACGACCAATCAAGGTAAGTTAAATTACATGAGAACCCAATTAGATGGTTTAGGATTAGAGGTTTTGAGCATAAATGATATTGATGAAAAAGTAGAGGACGTTGAAGAAAACGGTAATCTACCTGTGGAGAATGCAAGAGAAAAGGCATTGGCATATTACAAGGCAACAGGAATACCTGTATTCTCTTGTGATTCTGGATTATTTATTGATGGATTAGATAATCAGTCTCAACCTGGTGTTCATGTTCGCCGAGTAGGTGGGAAGAATCTCAGTGATGAAGAAATGATTAGTCATTACTGTGCAGTTGTTGCAGGGCTAGGTGGAGAAGCAAAAGCACAGTATAAGAATGCCATATGTTTAGTACTCAGTGAGACAGAGATTTATGAATACCATGGTGATGATCTTTCCTATGAGAAATTTATTCTGACGTCTGTTCCTCATATTAAGAGACAGGTCGGCTTTCCACTGGATTCAATTAGTAAAGATATACGGTCAGGGAATTACTTCTATGATATTAAAGAGGATGAATATGTCCAGTTAAAGAGTGATCAAATCGCAGATGCATTCAGACGTTTTTTTATAGAAAACCTTGGATTAAAAGGTGAAGCATTTATAGAAAAGGCTCTTAAGAGAAGCTCTGTTATAGCAGAACTGGAAGGGAATTTAAATCAAGGAAAGACAACTGCTTTAGCAGAATTTTGGGCTATGATTGAAGATCATGGCGCGCCCATTATTGAAAATTTATCCGATGATAAAAAGCACAGTCTTGTCACCTTTATCTATAAAGGGGATGAAACGGTTGATAATGTACTGGTTATTCCTGAAATAGAGGAAGGTCAATCCTTAGAATATTCAATGGACAGATTACTTGACACAAATCTATGGTATTTAACATCTAAAGTTAGAAATGATATACGATTTGAATATTTCTTATCAATTAACGATCCACTTGATGATGATTGGGATCGAAGAATAGAGCAATTGTCTCATGATCAATTAAATAAGAACTTTTTATTAGTTGAGGACGAAAATGAAGATGACAATGAGATATTATCTCATGTAATTATGCCACGTGCAGAGGAGCATGTGTGGGTAAAGGAAAAAGAAAATATCTCTAAGGGTACAATGAAAAAGTACATGATTTATATCAATAAATTGGGTGAAGAAAGAAGAGTAAGAGTCTATACACCACATGGATATAATGTAACAAATGATCCTTATAAGTTTATGGTGTTAACTGATGGAGATGAATATATAAACATCCTTTCAACAAAAGCTGTTCTTGATAATTTAATAGCTGAAAAAAGAATATCCCCCACTGTCGTACTGTTTATTGATTCTACCGATACAAGGGAAGAAGAATTAAGCTGTAATGATATATTTTTAGAGGTGTTGGCAGATGAGCTCATGCCGTGGTTTAGAGCAAATTATCATATATCTTTAGATCCTAAAGACGGTATCATTGGTGGATTAAGCTTAGGTGGCTTAACTGCAGCATATATTGGTTTGAAGCAATCCCATCTCTTCGGCAATGTATTATCTGAATCAGGAGCATTTTGGTATAAACCAGATAGATGTGAAGAGACTGAAAGAGCTTGTTGGATGAGCAAAAAATATAATCAAGTAGATAAGTTACATCTTAAGTTCTATCTTAATGTAGGCATACTTGAAGAATTTGATAACATGATTGGTGTCAATAGAAAGTTAAGAGATATACTACAAGCAAAAGGGTATGATGTTATATATGAGGAATTTAAAGGAGGTCATGATTATTTATGCTGGGGAGAAACATTAGCTAATGGCTTGATGGCATTAATTGGACAGTGA